The proteins below come from a single Halomonas binhaiensis genomic window:
- a CDS encoding ABC transporter ATP-binding protein produces the protein MSASLEVSLHQDLPIPLAAEFQCAPGELLALVGPSGSGKTTLLRSIAGLYFPAKGNVRCAGEVWYDSASGIKLTPQRRRVGLVFQDYALFPHLDALGNIATALGHVPKSERRERARTWLARVRLEGLEHRYPRQLSGGQRQRVALARALARDPRVLLLDEPFSAVDQVTRRRLQMELAVLRERLNIPIVLVTHDLDEANALADRICVLHAGRSLQQGAPHDVFRHPASPDVARLLDRTNVFTGRVVHGPEGSRLAWGDWLLEVHHGLEGVAEGSEVTWYLPESDIVLQRSGTTSRGLRENLVEAQVEQQVVLGGFSTLTLSFAHETQTMRFDIATHAARRNGLEPGSQVRISLLAAGIHIMDVSPPSSSAVNEEPPCP, from the coding sequence ATGTCAGCGAGCCTGGAAGTCAGTCTTCATCAGGACTTGCCAATTCCTCTGGCGGCGGAATTCCAGTGCGCACCGGGAGAACTGCTGGCACTGGTCGGGCCATCCGGCAGTGGCAAGACGACACTGCTGCGCTCTATCGCTGGGTTGTATTTTCCTGCCAAGGGAAACGTCCGTTGTGCGGGGGAGGTCTGGTATGACAGCGCCAGCGGCATCAAGCTGACGCCTCAGCGCCGTCGTGTCGGCCTGGTGTTCCAGGATTATGCACTCTTTCCTCACCTGGATGCTCTGGGTAACATCGCAACCGCTCTGGGCCATGTACCAAAGAGTGAACGTCGTGAGCGAGCACGTACCTGGCTGGCGCGAGTTCGCCTGGAAGGCCTGGAGCATCGTTACCCCAGGCAGCTCTCGGGAGGGCAGCGTCAGCGAGTGGCCCTGGCACGGGCGTTAGCAAGGGACCCCCGCGTTCTCTTGCTCGACGAGCCATTTTCCGCCGTGGACCAGGTAACGCGACGCCGCCTGCAGATGGAGCTTGCCGTGTTGCGGGAACGCTTGAACATTCCCATCGTGCTGGTCACCCATGACCTGGATGAAGCCAATGCCCTCGCGGATCGCATCTGTGTACTGCATGCCGGCCGCTCCCTTCAGCAAGGCGCACCTCACGATGTCTTTCGTCACCCTGCCAGCCCCGATGTGGCCAGGCTGCTTGACCGTACCAATGTCTTCACTGGCCGAGTCGTGCATGGGCCGGAAGGCTCGCGGCTGGCCTGGGGCGACTGGCTTCTGGAAGTTCACCATGGCCTTGAGGGCGTGGCCGAGGGCAGTGAGGTGACCTGGTACTTGCCGGAGTCGGATATTGTCCTGCAGCGTTCAGGCACTACTTCCCGCGGATTGCGGGAAAACCTGGTCGAAGCCCAGGTCGAACAACAGGTCGTTCTGGGGGGATTCAGTACACTGACGTTGAGCTTCGCGCATGAAACACAGACCATGCGTTTTGATATCGCCACTCACGCTGCCCGGAGGAATGGTCTGGAGCCAGGTAGCCAGGTACGCATATCGTTGCTGGCGGCGGGTATCCATATCATGGATGTGTCGCCGCCTTCTTCATCTGCTGTTAACGAGGAACCACCATGTCCCTGA
- the lysM gene encoding peptidoglycan-binding protein LysM encodes MGVFDFVKSVGKKLGVVDDAAPDVIELKKELDSHQLGTDDVELSVDGEQVILKGEVADQSAFEKVVIAVGNTLGVSKVQADELKVAETGGATKEAVFYTVKKGDNLWKIAEENYGKENGAKYTVIFEANKPMLSDPDSIYPGQVLRIPALAES; translated from the coding sequence ATGGGTGTTTTCGATTTCGTTAAGTCGGTAGGCAAGAAGTTGGGTGTGGTGGACGATGCAGCTCCAGATGTCATTGAGCTGAAAAAGGAGCTCGACTCTCATCAGCTTGGTACTGATGACGTTGAACTGTCGGTAGATGGAGAGCAGGTCATCTTGAAGGGAGAAGTAGCGGATCAGTCGGCCTTCGAGAAGGTGGTGATCGCTGTCGGCAACACCCTTGGAGTATCCAAGGTACAGGCTGATGAGCTGAAGGTTGCCGAGACAGGGGGCGCCACCAAGGAGGCGGTCTTCTACACCGTCAAGAAGGGCGACAATCTATGGAAGATTGCCGAAGAGAATTACGGCAAGGAAAATGGCGCCAAATACACTGTCATTTTCGAGGCTAACAAGCCGATGCTCTCGGACCCGGATAGCATCTACCCAGGTCAGGTCTTGCGTATTCCCGCTTTGGCGGAAAGCTGA
- the hyi gene encoding hydroxypyruvate isomerase: MPKFAANLSMLFTEVDFLDRFEAAAKAGFKGVEYLFPYDYPAAEIKARLDQFGLAQVLHNLPAGDWGAGERGIACHPDRIEEFRAGVDTAIEYATALGCKQVNCLAGIVPQGVSQADARRTLVENLRYAAERLKQAGILLIAEPINTRDIPGFFLNRTEQALEIFDEVASDNLKLQYDIYHMQIMEGDLAPTIEKHLARIAHVQLADNPGRHEPGTGEINYPFLFDHLDRLGYQGWIGCEYKPATTTEAGLGWAESRL, translated from the coding sequence ATGCCAAAGTTTGCTGCCAACCTCAGCATGCTGTTTACCGAGGTCGATTTCCTCGACCGCTTTGAAGCCGCCGCAAAGGCCGGTTTCAAAGGGGTGGAGTACCTTTTTCCATATGACTACCCGGCTGCCGAGATCAAGGCACGCCTGGACCAGTTTGGCCTGGCCCAGGTGTTGCACAACCTGCCGGCTGGCGACTGGGGCGCGGGTGAGCGAGGTATCGCTTGTCATCCGGATCGCATCGAAGAGTTCCGCGCTGGTGTCGATACCGCCATCGAATATGCCACTGCGCTAGGCTGCAAGCAGGTCAACTGTCTCGCCGGTATCGTACCGCAGGGCGTCAGCCAGGCAGATGCCCGTCGCACACTGGTCGAGAACCTGCGCTACGCCGCCGAGCGCTTGAAGCAAGCCGGCATCCTGTTGATCGCCGAACCGATCAACACGCGTGACATTCCAGGTTTCTTCCTCAACCGTACTGAACAGGCGCTGGAAATCTTCGACGAGGTCGCTAGCGACAACCTCAAGCTGCAGTATGACATCTACCACATGCAGATCATGGAAGGGGACCTGGCGCCAACCATCGAGAAGCATCTCGCACGCATCGCGCATGTTCAGCTGGCTGACAACCCAGGCCGTCACGAGCCAGGAACCGGGGAGATCAACTACCCCTTCCTGTTCGATCACCTCGATCGCCTCGGCTACCAGGGCTGGATTGGTTGTGAATACAAGCCAGCCACGACAACGGAAGCGGGTCTTGGTTGGGCAGAAAGCCGTCTCTAA
- the modB gene encoding molybdate ABC transporter permease subunit produces the protein MDGAAFGVSLKLAIMTSLLLLPLGLWLGRCLAQMRSRWRALPEALVALPLVMPPTVLGFYLMLSFSREAPLGAAWQVLTGGSLNFTFSGILLASLVVNLPFAVQPVQRAFEAVPAHLREAAWCSGLSTWQTLWRIELPLVRPGLISAFALTFAHTLGEFGVILMVGGAIDGETRTLAISIYDHVQAFDETAAGTMSAMLLAVSFVTIGIVYGLAGRHRWQGRG, from the coding sequence ATGGATGGAGCAGCATTTGGCGTTTCGCTCAAGCTGGCGATCATGACCAGTTTGTTGCTGTTACCACTGGGGTTGTGGCTGGGCCGGTGCCTGGCCCAGATGCGCTCTCGCTGGCGAGCCCTGCCCGAAGCATTGGTCGCGTTGCCTCTGGTGATGCCTCCTACGGTGCTCGGTTTCTATCTCATGCTCTCCTTCAGTCGTGAAGCGCCGCTTGGCGCTGCCTGGCAAGTCTTGACGGGAGGCAGTCTCAATTTCACTTTCAGTGGCATCCTGCTGGCCTCCCTGGTCGTCAATCTGCCCTTTGCCGTTCAGCCGGTTCAGCGTGCCTTCGAAGCGGTGCCCGCCCATCTTCGAGAGGCGGCGTGGTGCTCGGGGTTATCTACCTGGCAGACGCTGTGGCGTATCGAACTGCCATTGGTCCGGCCTGGCCTGATTTCGGCCTTTGCCTTGACCTTCGCTCATACCCTGGGGGAGTTCGGCGTCATCCTGATGGTGGGCGGTGCCATTGATGGCGAAACGCGGACGCTGGCGATCTCCATCTATGACCATGTGCAGGCCTTCGACGAGACAGCCGCCGGAACCATGTCGGCCATGTTGTTGGCGGTATCCTTTGTCACCATCGGTATCGTCTATGGCCTTGCCGGTAGGCATCGCTGGCAAGGGAGAGGTTGA
- a CDS encoding GntR family transcriptional regulator, with translation MSNVWQQEVLAEIKPGGRVSDGDIVRQVRRAVLMQRLPPGTRLPEVTLGEVFGVSRSVVRKALTRLASEHVVDQRPNQVARVRAPDVDETRETFAARRLVEGEVAALTAGTLDKRILLQVEDRSNREREAFLANDEAARIEHSLAIHHLLAEHSPNRVLGAMLTDLILRTSIVIALYKRQGLGSCYLEGDHPRLLEHLGKGDGAGARADIERHLDSLQELLDLGPRDSSIDLKAILGGNV, from the coding sequence ATGAGCAATGTCTGGCAGCAAGAGGTTCTGGCTGAGATCAAGCCCGGTGGCCGAGTCAGTGATGGTGATATCGTACGGCAGGTGCGCCGAGCCGTGTTGATGCAGCGTCTGCCGCCAGGCACCCGGTTGCCGGAAGTGACGCTTGGCGAAGTCTTTGGCGTGAGTCGTTCTGTGGTGCGCAAGGCTCTGACGCGCCTGGCCTCAGAGCATGTGGTGGATCAGCGCCCCAACCAGGTGGCCAGAGTCAGGGCTCCAGATGTGGACGAGACTCGTGAAACCTTTGCAGCACGGCGTCTGGTGGAAGGTGAAGTCGCTGCGCTCACTGCCGGGACACTGGACAAGCGCATACTGCTTCAGGTCGAAGACCGTTCCAACCGTGAGCGAGAAGCTTTCCTGGCCAATGATGAGGCCGCGCGCATTGAGCACTCTCTGGCCATTCATCATCTGCTGGCAGAGCACTCTCCCAATCGGGTGCTTGGTGCCATGCTCACCGACCTGATTCTGCGCACTTCCATCGTCATTGCCCTGTACAAGCGCCAAGGGCTGGGCAGTTGCTACCTTGAAGGCGATCACCCTCGCTTGCTGGAGCATCTGGGCAAGGGCGATGGAGCTGGTGCCCGGGCCGATATCGAACGCCATCTGGACAGCCTTCAGGAGTTGCTGGATCTGGGGCCAAGAGATAGCAGCATCGACCTCAAGGCAATCCTTGGGGGCAATGTGTAA
- a CDS encoding outer membrane protein OmpK — MKKASLCLLAGFTALATQNASAAYSTTKVEALYGWDYEDQADAGFGIDNRQHSILTFANASGWTYGDSYFFADFSNYDQNAEDEQDYGSTHAEWIVRGNIGAMTGTDLSFGPIKAVYVAGELDLDRNASVRKTAHLAGLSFDVDVPGLDFFKVHTLYRNDESSAAKGSSQQYTLVWSKQFDIAGQPFSFEGFLDYITEEGDLAKQILTQPQLVWHANDHLGIGIEYQYWQNKFGLEDTDESLPQAMVRWTF, encoded by the coding sequence ATGAAGAAGGCCTCACTTTGCCTGCTTGCTGGATTCACTGCATTGGCAACCCAGAATGCCTCAGCGGCTTATAGCACCACCAAGGTTGAAGCACTGTATGGCTGGGATTATGAAGATCAGGCCGATGCCGGCTTTGGCATCGACAACAGGCAACACAGTATCCTGACGTTCGCCAATGCCAGCGGCTGGACCTATGGCGACAGCTATTTCTTCGCCGATTTTTCCAACTATGACCAGAATGCCGAAGATGAGCAGGACTACGGCAGCACTCATGCAGAGTGGATCGTACGCGGTAATATTGGCGCCATGACGGGTACAGATCTGTCATTCGGCCCGATCAAGGCAGTCTATGTAGCGGGAGAACTAGACCTCGACCGTAACGCCTCCGTGCGCAAGACTGCCCACCTGGCCGGCCTGAGTTTCGATGTAGATGTACCGGGTCTGGATTTCTTCAAGGTACATACCCTGTACCGCAATGATGAAAGCAGTGCCGCGAAAGGAAGCTCCCAGCAATACACCCTGGTGTGGTCGAAGCAGTTCGACATTGCTGGCCAGCCTTTCTCCTTCGAAGGCTTCCTTGATTACATTACCGAGGAAGGCGACCTGGCCAAGCAGATCCTGACCCAGCCACAGCTGGTATGGCATGCCAACGATCACTTGGGCATCGGCATCGAGTATCAATACTGGCAAAACAAGTTCGGCCTTGAAGACACTGACGAGTCGTTACCCCAGGCCATGGTGCGCTGGACCTTCTGA
- a CDS encoding TRAP transporter small permease yields the protein MKGPDARFERILATLALVIIGLISLVNVVVRYITGGSFAFTEEFSVFLLVLLTFAGASVALRSHRHIRIGLLERALPERGRRVLILFQGVCGVVVLGLITWFGGTMTWQEYQWQTLSPGLGLPQWWYLIWLPLMSALMLLRQCQVAFDRWRGRFTDDA from the coding sequence GTGAAAGGTCCTGACGCTAGATTCGAACGTATCCTGGCAACCCTGGCACTGGTGATCATCGGTCTGATCAGCCTGGTCAATGTCGTGGTGCGTTATATCACCGGGGGCTCTTTTGCCTTCACGGAAGAGTTCTCTGTGTTTCTGCTGGTACTGCTGACCTTCGCAGGGGCTTCGGTCGCTTTGCGTTCTCACCGCCATATTCGCATTGGCTTGCTCGAGAGAGCCTTGCCCGAGCGAGGTCGCCGCGTACTGATCCTGTTTCAAGGTGTGTGCGGGGTCGTGGTGCTGGGCCTGATTACCTGGTTTGGCGGAACCATGACCTGGCAGGAGTATCAATGGCAGACCTTGTCTCCTGGTCTTGGCTTGCCGCAATGGTGGTACCTGATCTGGTTACCGTTAATGTCGGCACTGATGCTGCTGCGTCAATGCCAGGTAGCCTTCGATCGGTGGCGTGGGAGGTTCACGGATGACGCCTGA
- the modA gene encoding molybdate ABC transporter substrate-binding protein produces MWITAVSQVRCSRICSILVGVLATGLSLLPVAGHAQGVSVAAASSLRFAMPELIQRFESQQGVEVRTTYGASGNFQRQIEQGAPFEVFLSADDERARALEDKGLTESEGKTYALGRLAWLQRDGQPLPPEDAPLEAVRQAVERYEADGVKARIALANPLHAPYGVAAQQVLEHADLWQRSRPLQVMGENVAQAAQFSLSAEAAGGLVAYSLVVASPEQDKQGYRLIPSDWHSPLVQRMVLVKGASEDARAFFEFMSSPEAAELLSRYGFSTPNPSEE; encoded by the coding sequence ATGTGGATAACGGCCGTTTCCCAGGTGCGTTGTTCACGTATTTGTTCGATCCTGGTCGGTGTTCTGGCAACGGGGTTGTCCTTGTTGCCGGTGGCTGGCCATGCCCAGGGTGTCTCTGTTGCCGCCGCGTCGTCATTGCGCTTTGCCATGCCAGAACTGATCCAGCGTTTTGAGAGCCAGCAAGGTGTCGAAGTCAGGACAACCTATGGCGCCTCGGGCAATTTCCAGCGCCAGATCGAGCAGGGCGCCCCTTTTGAGGTATTCCTCTCCGCCGATGATGAGCGAGCCAGGGCGCTGGAGGACAAGGGGCTCACTGAGAGCGAGGGAAAGACCTATGCGCTGGGACGGCTGGCCTGGCTGCAGCGTGATGGGCAGCCTTTGCCGCCAGAAGATGCGCCGCTGGAGGCCGTGCGCCAGGCCGTCGAACGCTACGAAGCTGATGGAGTCAAGGCACGTATCGCCTTGGCCAACCCTTTGCATGCGCCATATGGTGTTGCGGCTCAGCAGGTGCTTGAACATGCTGACCTTTGGCAACGTAGCAGGCCGTTGCAAGTGATGGGTGAAAACGTCGCTCAGGCAGCGCAGTTTTCGCTATCGGCGGAAGCAGCGGGCGGCTTGGTGGCATATTCTCTGGTGGTGGCATCACCCGAGCAGGACAAGCAGGGCTATCGGCTGATTCCCAGCGATTGGCATTCGCCGCTGGTGCAACGCATGGTATTGGTCAAGGGGGCAAGCGAAGATGCACGTGCTTTCTTTGAATTCATGAGTAGCCCAGAAGCCGCGGAACTGCTGTCGCGTTATGGCTTTTCAACTCCGAACCCATCGGAGGAATAG
- a CDS encoding DctP family TRAP transporter solute-binding subunit, protein MFATSLQARELSVSTVLSDAFPWGQAAQKWADLVEERSDGELTLRVYPNSQLVNGDQTREFSAMRSGLIDLAVGSTINWSPQVPELNLFSLPFLMPDEAAVDAVTGGEAGDMVFEAIEARGVVPLAWGENGFRQLSNSSGEIDEPADLEGLKIRVVGSPLFQDTFSALGANPTQMSWADAKPALTTGAVDGQENPLSVFDVARIDQVGQNHVTLWNYMNDPLIFAANQQVWASLSDDEKALLKETAVEAGAWEVAMTREQEAGRLADIQERGVTVTELSDEQYQAFVDATANVYDKWIPRIGEELVEAARNAIEAQ, encoded by the coding sequence ATGTTTGCCACCAGCCTCCAGGCCCGGGAATTATCCGTTTCCACGGTGCTGTCCGATGCCTTCCCTTGGGGGCAGGCGGCTCAGAAATGGGCGGATCTGGTGGAAGAGCGCTCTGATGGTGAGTTGACGCTGCGGGTGTATCCCAACTCGCAACTGGTCAATGGCGACCAGACCCGGGAATTCTCGGCCATGCGCTCTGGACTGATCGATCTTGCCGTTGGATCGACCATCAACTGGTCACCCCAGGTACCAGAACTCAACCTGTTTTCCTTGCCGTTCCTGATGCCTGACGAGGCAGCAGTCGATGCAGTGACGGGAGGTGAAGCGGGCGACATGGTGTTCGAAGCGATCGAGGCTCGTGGCGTTGTCCCCTTGGCCTGGGGGGAGAACGGTTTTCGCCAGCTGTCCAACTCTTCCGGCGAAATTGACGAACCTGCGGATCTCGAAGGGCTCAAGATCCGTGTCGTAGGTTCGCCGCTGTTCCAGGATACCTTCTCCGCGCTGGGTGCCAATCCGACTCAGATGAGTTGGGCTGATGCCAAGCCTGCCTTGACCACTGGTGCCGTGGATGGGCAGGAAAACCCCCTGTCGGTTTTCGATGTGGCGCGTATCGATCAGGTTGGTCAGAACCATGTGACCCTGTGGAACTACATGAATGATCCACTGATCTTTGCCGCCAACCAGCAAGTGTGGGCGTCACTTTCTGACGATGAGAAGGCGCTGCTGAAGGAAACGGCGGTCGAAGCTGGCGCCTGGGAAGTGGCGATGACCCGAGAGCAGGAAGCCGGCAGGCTGGCTGACATCCAGGAGCGAGGTGTCACTGTCACGGAACTGAGCGATGAGCAATACCAGGCCTTCGTGGATGCCACGGCCAATGTCTATGACAAATGGATACCGCGCATTGGTGAGGAACTGGTCGAAGCTGCGCGCAATGCGATCGAGGCGCAGTGA
- a CDS encoding DUF192 domain-containing protein — MSLSRRHFLQGLSLAPLALSVNWASAAFAEDMQTVPLVIHGGQGPTRFDVEVADDDPERNRGLMERTVLAADGGMLFLYDRPVFNGFWMYRTLLPLDIAFIDEQGHILEIQHMQPCLGQASSCPATQPREAYLAALEVNAGTFDKLGIRVGDCVTWPGSTGTCEGPAGQSS, encoded by the coding sequence ATGTCCCTGAGTCGTCGGCACTTTCTCCAAGGTCTGTCATTGGCCCCGCTGGCCTTGTCCGTGAACTGGGCGAGTGCGGCCTTTGCTGAAGATATGCAGACGGTGCCCCTGGTCATCCATGGTGGGCAGGGGCCTACACGTTTCGATGTGGAAGTGGCCGATGATGACCCGGAGCGTAACCGTGGTCTGATGGAACGCACTGTTCTGGCAGCGGATGGCGGCATGCTGTTTCTTTACGACCGGCCTGTATTCAATGGCTTCTGGATGTATCGGACACTCTTGCCGCTGGACATCGCCTTCATTGATGAGCAAGGGCATATTCTCGAGATTCAGCATATGCAGCCGTGCCTCGGCCAGGCCTCCAGCTGTCCTGCCACACAGCCACGTGAAGCTTATCTGGCTGCTCTGGAAGTCAATGCCGGTACCTTCGACAAGCTTGGCATTCGCGTCGGCGATTGTGTGACCTGGCCCGGTAGCACCGGGACTTGTGAAGGGCCTGCGGGACAGTCTTCATGA
- the pyk gene encoding pyruvate kinase — translation MSQLPHLPVRRTKIVATLGPASDREGVLEEMLKAGVDVVRLNFSHGSADDHRRRLSEVRRIAEQLGRSVAALGDLQGPKIRIARFQEGAVHLNEGASFVIDIALDSQAGDTSRVGCDYKELADDVTAGDRLLLDDGRVVLDVERVAGSEIHTRVVVGGKLSNNKGINKQGGGLSAPALTDKDKEDLKTAIDIGVDYLAVSFPRSAEDMREARRLLGESGKEIGLVAKLERAEAVANDETLDGIIEASEAVMVARGDLGVEIGDEKLIGTQKRIIKHARQHNRAVITATQMMESMIESPLPTRAEVFDVANAVLDATDAVMLSAETAAGDFPVETVQAMHRVCLGAERERVAQESGHRIHEGFSRIDETIALSAMYAANHLSGVAAIACMTSTGYTPLIASRIRSGLPIVGLAHNPVAQRRMALYRGVISLPFDTSEMSATELNDRAVERLVAHGVARQGDHVILTRGDHMNAHGGTNTMKILDISEEHVNGAG, via the coding sequence ATGAGCCAACTTCCGCATCTCCCCGTTCGCCGTACCAAGATCGTTGCCACCCTCGGGCCCGCCAGTGATCGTGAAGGAGTCCTCGAGGAGATGCTCAAGGCTGGTGTCGATGTCGTGCGTCTCAACTTTTCTCACGGTAGTGCAGACGACCATCGGCGCCGTTTGAGTGAAGTACGCAGGATTGCGGAACAACTGGGACGCAGCGTTGCTGCACTGGGAGATCTGCAGGGCCCCAAGATCCGTATCGCGCGTTTTCAAGAAGGGGCCGTACATCTGAATGAAGGAGCTTCCTTCGTCATCGATATTGCCCTGGATAGCCAGGCCGGTGATACCTCTCGAGTGGGCTGCGACTACAAGGAACTCGCCGATGACGTGACGGCTGGTGATCGTCTGTTGCTGGATGACGGCCGTGTCGTACTGGATGTAGAGCGTGTTGCAGGAAGCGAGATTCATACCCGTGTCGTGGTTGGCGGCAAGCTGTCCAACAACAAGGGCATCAACAAGCAGGGCGGCGGCCTTTCTGCCCCTGCATTGACGGACAAGGACAAGGAAGATCTCAAGACGGCCATCGATATCGGGGTCGACTACCTGGCGGTATCTTTCCCACGTTCTGCAGAAGACATGCGTGAAGCTCGCCGACTGCTTGGAGAAAGTGGCAAGGAAATTGGCCTGGTCGCCAAGCTGGAGCGTGCCGAGGCGGTTGCCAACGACGAGACACTGGATGGCATCATTGAAGCTTCCGAAGCGGTGATGGTGGCCCGTGGTGATCTGGGCGTGGAAATCGGTGATGAGAAGCTGATCGGTACCCAGAAGCGCATCATCAAGCATGCTCGCCAGCATAACCGCGCTGTGATCACCGCGACTCAAATGATGGAGTCGATGATCGAATCACCGCTGCCGACGCGTGCGGAAGTCTTTGATGTGGCCAATGCCGTGCTTGATGCCACGGATGCGGTCATGCTGTCTGCCGAGACCGCTGCGGGTGACTTCCCGGTCGAGACCGTGCAAGCGATGCACCGTGTATGTCTCGGCGCCGAGCGCGAGCGTGTGGCCCAAGAGTCTGGACATCGCATTCATGAAGGTTTCTCGCGAATTGACGAGACCATCGCCTTGTCGGCCATGTATGCCGCCAATCACCTGTCTGGTGTCGCGGCAATTGCTTGCATGACATCCACGGGATATACGCCACTCATTGCTTCCCGGATTCGTTCAGGTCTGCCTATCGTTGGCCTGGCTCACAACCCTGTGGCCCAACGTCGCATGGCCTTGTATCGGGGGGTGATCTCGTTACCCTTCGATACCAGCGAGATGAGTGCAACCGAGCTCAATGACCGTGCCGTGGAACGCCTGGTTGCTCATGGGGTGGCCCGCCAGGGAGATCACGTCATCCTGACCCGAGGTGACCACATGAACGCCCATGGCGGCACGAACACGATGAAGATTCTCGATATCAGTGAAGAGCATGTAAATGGCGCAGGCTGA
- a CDS encoding 2-hydroxy-3-oxopropionate reductase gives MSKIGFIGLGIMGRPMAGHLLDAGHELTTVKRGALDATLASKGVRELENPKAVAEASDIVITIVPDTPDVEEVLFGEGGVVEGLKPGTLVIDMSSIAPIATQKFAERIHAAGGEYVDAPVSGGEGGAINAALTIMVGATPEGFERAKPVLEVMGKTITHIGGHGAGQTCKVANQIVVALTIEAVAEGLLFASKAGADVAKVRESLLGGLAQSKILDVHGERMIKRTFDPGFRIRLHQKDLNLALEGARSLNLALPGTANAQQLFQACAAQGGGDWDHAGILRALESLASHEVGQK, from the coding sequence ATGAGCAAGATCGGTTTTATTGGTCTGGGCATCATGGGCCGTCCCATGGCAGGTCACCTGCTTGATGCAGGCCACGAGCTGACGACAGTCAAGCGTGGCGCCCTTGATGCTACCCTGGCCTCCAAGGGGGTGCGCGAGCTCGAGAACCCCAAGGCCGTGGCTGAAGCTTCCGATATCGTCATCACCATCGTGCCCGATACCCCGGATGTAGAAGAAGTCCTGTTCGGTGAAGGTGGTGTCGTCGAAGGGCTCAAGCCCGGCACTCTGGTGATCGACATGAGTTCCATCGCCCCGATCGCTACCCAGAAGTTTGCCGAACGCATTCATGCCGCCGGCGGTGAATACGTCGACGCACCGGTATCCGGTGGTGAAGGTGGTGCCATCAATGCGGCCTTGACCATCATGGTCGGGGCGACTCCGGAAGGTTTCGAGCGTGCCAAGCCGGTACTGGAAGTGATGGGCAAGACCATCACTCATATTGGTGGTCATGGCGCTGGCCAGACCTGCAAAGTGGCCAACCAGATCGTGGTCGCCCTGACCATCGAAGCGGTTGCAGAAGGCCTGCTGTTCGCTTCAAAGGCTGGTGCTGATGTCGCCAAGGTACGTGAGTCTCTGCTCGGTGGCCTGGCTCAGTCGAAAATCCTCGATGTGCATGGCGAGCGCATGATCAAGCGTACTTTTGATCCTGGGTTCCGTATTCGCCTGCACCAGAAAGACCTGAACCTGGCTCTGGAAGGAGCCCGCAGCCTGAATCTGGCACTGCCGGGCACCGCCAACGCACAGCAGCTGTTCCAGGCTTGTGCGGCCCAGGGCGGAGGCGACTGGGACCATGCAGGTATCCTGCGTGCCCTGGAAAGCCTGGCCAGCCATGAGGTTGGCCAGAAGTAA